In Campylobacter sp. MIT 12-8780, the DNA window ATTGGCAAGCTTAAGCTTATAGATTTTGACATTATAGAACCAAGCAATCTTAACCGCCAAGCTTATGCTATCAAGGATTTAGGCAGGTTTAAAACTGAGGCTTTAAAAGAGCAAATCGCTCAAATCAATCCTTTCATAGAAATAGAAATTTTTACAATTAAAATCGATGAAAACAATATAAAAGAGCTTTTTTCAAATTGTGATATAGTCTGTGAAGCCTTTGATAGTGCTACAGCTAAAGCCATGTTAGCGCAAAATTTTCATAAATTCTACCCAAATACAACACTTATTTGTGCTTCAGGACTGGCTGGCTTTGGAAACTCAAACAGCATTCAAACAAGAAAAATTGCTCAAAATTTTTATATGTGCGGAGACTTAGTAAGTGGGGCAAAGCCCGGAAATGGACTTATGGCACCACGCGTAAATATCTGTGCGGCTCATCAGGCAAATTTAGTGCTTGAATTGCTTGTGCAAAATGAAAACACAAACTAAGATATAATACTTCATTAAAAGCAAATTTCACACAAAATAAGACTTTGTTTTTGCAATTTTAAAGAAAAATTTATATTTTTTAGTTATAATCAAGTTTATTTAAAAATATCAACGCAGGAGGAAAATATGAAAACATATCATACGCAAAAACAAGTTCAATTCACTCTCGCCCTGCCTGCTCTGCTGCAACTTTCTCTGTAATCTTTCATTTTTTTATTTTTTAAGTTTATGTTTTAAGTCTTTTTTTTAAGGCTTTTTAAATTTTTATAAGTTTTTGGAGTTTTTTATGAGTTTTAAACACTATCAAAGAAATTATTTTATGCCCCCAAGCCCAAGTTATGAGTGGTGTAAGAAAGAATTTATCACCAAAGCACCTATTTGGTGTAGTGTGGATCTAAGAGATGGCAATCAAGCCTTGATTACGCCTATGAGTATAGAAGAAAAGCTTGAGTTTTTTAAGCTTTTAGTTGAGATCGGTTTTAAACAGATCGAAGTTGGCTTTCCAGCTGCAAGCTCGCTTGAGTTTGACTTTGTCCGCACTCTTATAGAGCAAGATTTTATCCCAGATGATGTAAGCATTCAAATTCTTACTCAGGCAAGAGAACATATCATCAAAAAAAGTTTTGAAGCCTTAAAAGGCTGTAAAAATGCCATAGTTCATTTTTATAATTCAACCTCTTATGCTCAAAGACAACAAGTC includes these proteins:
- the thiF gene encoding thiamine biosynthesis protein ThiF, which produces MRIKFNGEFVDTPFKTSEEFFKSVSKSADEVWIINGFATKENLNLKEADELFCIAKGVMPPKEALEAMMSARHTPKVHNELKKACVAVCGLGGLGSHIAIMLARSGIGKLKLIDFDIIEPSNLNRQAYAIKDLGRFKTEALKEQIAQINPFIEIEIFTIKIDENNIKELFSNCDIVCEAFDSATAKAMLAQNFHKFYPNTTLICASGLAGFGNSNSIQTRKIAQNFYMCGDLVSGAKPGNGLMAPRVNICAAHQANLVLELLVQNENTN